One genomic segment of Brassica napus cultivar Da-Ae chromosome A3, Da-Ae, whole genome shotgun sequence includes these proteins:
- the LOC106401869 gene encoding heptahelical transmembrane protein 3, with amino-acid sequence MKRLRAAKKSSAMVTVIDGKRFETRMVRRLMKFEELPGYLQDNEFIHDHYRCQWSLRDTFLSTFSWHNETLNIWTHLIGFVLFLWMMVVSSLETTELGLAGLFNGMSGAWMISLSSNQSLLHHDLNMTQHMSLLNSQAEVNYHNHQQEVVPKWPWLVYLAGAMGCLICSSVSHLLACHSKRFNLFFWRLDYAGISLMIVSSFFAPIYYAFSCHTNFRFLYLSSISILGLLAIITLLSPALSTPRFRPFRAALFLAMGFSSVVPASHVLFLYWSHPNVLFALACELATGISYAAGAVFYVSRVPERLKPGAFDIAGHSHQIFHVFVVLGALVHCVATLFIVDFRRASLSCGF; translated from the exons ATGAAGAGACTAAGAGCGGCGAAAAAATCTTCTGCTATGGTGACGGTTATCGATGGGAAACGATTCGAGACGAGAATGGTTCGGAGGTTGATGAAGTTCGAGGAGTTGCCTGGTTATTTACAGGATAACGAGTTTATACACGACCATTATCGATGCCAATGGTCTCTCAGAGATACCTTCCTCAGCACCTTCTCTTGGCATAACGAGACTCTCAACATCTGGAC GCACTTGATCGGATTTGTGTTATTTCTGTGGATGATGGTGGTGAGTTCATTAGAGACGACGGAGCTCGGCCTCGCTGGACTCTTCAACGGGATGTCCGG AGCGTGGATGATTAGTCTCTCAAGCAATCAGAGTCTGCTTCATCAC GATTTGAACATGACACAGCATATGTCACTGCTAAACTCTCAAGCAGAAGTGAACTATCACAACCACCAGCAAGAAGTTGTTCCGAAATGGCCATGGCTTGTGTACTTAGCCGGAGCCATGGGTTGCTTGATCTGTAGCTCTGTTTCGCACCTCTTAGCTTGCCACTCAAAACGTTTCAACCTCTTCTTCTGGCGTTTAGACTACGCAGGAATCTCTCTCATGATTGTCTCCTCTTTCTTTGCGCCTATCTACTACGCATTCTCTTGCCACACTAACTTCCGTTTCCTCTACCTCTCCTCAATCTCAATCCTAGGCCTCCTCGCCATCATCACTCTCCTCTCGCCAGCTCTCTCAACACCACGTTTCAGACCATTCAGGGCAGCCCTTTTCCTTGCAATGGGATTCTCTAGTGTGGTGCCAGCTTCACATGTGCTTTTCCTTTACTGGAGTCACCCTAATGTGCTCTTCGCCCTCGCTTGTGAGCTTGCCACTGGTATCTCATATGCTGCGGGAGCAGTGTTTTACGTTAGTCGTGTGCCTGAGAGATTGAAGCCTGGAGCGTTTGACATTGCAGGACATAGCCATCAAATATTCCATGTGTTTGTAGTTTTGGGAGCCCTTGTTCATTGTGTTGCCACTCTTTTCATTGTGGATTTTCGACGAGCGTCTCTTTCTTGTGGGTTTTAG
- the LOC125606895 gene encoding tetraspanin-8-like, with amino-acid sequence MVRCSNNLVGILNFIVFLLSIPILAGGIWLSQNGSTECEGFLDKPLIALGVFLMVVAIVGLIGSCCRVTWLLWTYLFVMFLLILLVFSITVFAFVVTNKGAGEKVSGRGYKEYRLGDYSNWLQKRVNSDKNWNKIRSCLADSKVCSKLEDKLVGVPVNNFYNEHLTALQSGCCKPSEQCQFTYVSATNWTKTAGTQPNPDCQSWDNAPNKLCFDCQSCKAGLLDNVKSAWKKVAVVNIIFLVFLIIVYSVGCCALRNNKRDGSYGYGYKP; translated from the exons ATGGTTCGCTGTAGCAACAACCTCGTTGGCATACTCAACTTCATCgtcttcctcctctctatcCCCATCTTAGCTGGAGGAATCTGGCTTAGCCAAAACGGCTCAACGGAGTGTGAGGGTTTCCTCGACAAACCCCTGATCGCTCTCGGAGTTTTCCTCATGGTTGTAGCGATCGTTGGTTTGATCGGTTCCTGTTGCAGAGTCACATGGCTTCTCTGGACTTACCTCTTTGTCATGTTCCTCTTGATTCTCCTCGTCTTCTCCATAACTGTTTTCGCCTTTGTTGTGACTAACAAGGGCGCAGGAGAGAAGGTTTCTGGGAGAGGGTATAAAGAGTATAGACTTGGAGATTACTCTAACTGGTTGCAGAAACGTGTGAACAGTGACAAGAACTGGAATAAGATTAGGAGTTGTCTCGCTGACAGCAAGGTTTGTTCTAAGCTTGAAGATAAACTTGTTGGTGTTCCTGTCAACAACTTCTACAACGAACATCTTACTGCCCTTCAG TCTGGTTGCTGCAAACCCTCAGAGCAATGCCAATTCACGTACGTAAGTGCCACAAACTGGACCAAGACGGccggaacacaaccaaatcCAGACTGCCAAAGCTGGGACAACGCACCAAACAAGCTCTGCTTCGATTGCCAATCTTGCAAGGCGGGTCTTCTCGACAACGTCAAGAGCGCATGGAAGAAAGTTGCAGTAGTCAACATCATCTTCCTTGTCTTCCTTATCATTGTCTACTCTGTTGGCTGCTGTGCTTTAAGGAACAACAAGAGAGATGGCAGTTATGGCTATGGATATAAGCCTTGA
- the LOC106389495 gene encoding cytochrome P450 81D11-like, with the protein MEYLLLILSFLIFFIFSLKHLVGRWKCKFNLPPTPAWSLPVIGHLHLLKPPLHQILHSLSQSLGGAPIFRLRLGNRVAFVVSSLSLAEECFTKNDIALADRPKFTFGRLVEYNCTTMATTSYGDHWRNLRRIGAIEIFSSHRLDSFLSIRKDEIRHLILCLSKNSLHVFAKVELRSLFGNFNINNILRMIAGKRFYGDEAEQGDEAKRVRQLLDEAVSSAGVGHASDYVPFLRWFTSYEKGVKKLAVRVDEFLQGLLDDKRAQKEKGNTMIDHLLSLQETEPDYYTDVTVKGLVVVMIFAGNVTLTRTLEWAMLNLLNHPEVLKKAKTEIDTKIGLDRLIDEPDAKNLPYLQCIISEIFRLYPAAPLLAPHRATEDCIIGGYDFPRGTTLIANVWAIHRDPNIWEEPEKFKPERFERKGGDQTLMPFGMGRRACPGSGLAQRVVNLALGSMIQCFDWERIGEEFVDISEATTMRPATPLLAMCRARPLVHKILNAPFET; encoded by the exons ATGGAATATCTTTTGCTAATCTTGTCttttctcatcttcttcatcttctctcttaAGCATTTAGTTGGTAGATGGAAGTGCAAGTTTAACTTACCTCCAACTCCGGCATGGTCGCTGCCGGTAATTGGACACCTTCACCTCCTCAAACCGCCGCTCCACCAAATATTACACTCTCTTTCTCAATCTCTCGGCGGGGCTCCTATATTTCGCCTCCGCCTGGGCAACCGTGTTGCGTTTGTCGTCTCCTCCCTCTCCCTTGCTGAAGAATGTTTTACCAAGAACGACATCGCTTTGGCTGACCGACCAAAGTTCACTTTCGGGAGACTCGTTGAGTACAACTGCACCACTATGGCCACTACATCTTACGGTGATCACTGGCGGAATCTGCGTCGTATAGGCGCAATAGAGATCTTCTCGTCCCATAGACTTGATAGCTTCTTATCCATCCGTAAGGATGAGATTCGACACTTGATATTGTGTCTCTCCAAGAACTCTTTGCAT gTGTTCGCAAAGGTGGAGCTGAGATCATTGTTTGGGAACTTCAACATCAACAATATTCTCAGGATGATAGCAGGAAAACGATTTTATGGAGACGAAGCTGAGCAAGGTGATGAAGCAAAACGCGTGAGGCAGTTGCTTGACGAAGCAGTATCCAGTGCTGGTGTAGGTCACGCTTCTGACTATGTTCCGTTCCTGCGTTGGTTTACTAGTTATGAGAAAGGTGTCAAGAAGTTGGCGGTCCGGGTCGATGAGTTTCTCCAAGGACTATTGGATGACAAACGTGCGCAAAAAGAAAAGGGTAACACTATGATTGATCACTTGCTTTCTCTCCAGGAAACTGAACCTGATTATTATACGGATGTCACCGTCAAAGGACTCGTAGTG gTTATGATATTCGCTGGAAATGTGACACTAACAAGAACGTTAGAATGGGCGATGTTGAATTTGTTGAACCATCCAGAAGTTTTGAAAAAAGCCAAGACTGAAATCGATACCAAAATTGGTTTAGACCGGTTAATAGATGAACCGGATGCTAAAAATCTCCCTTACCTCCAATGTATCATATCAGAGATTTTTCGGCTTTACCCGGCGGCTCCATTGCTTGCTCCACATAGGGCGACTGAGGATTGTATTATTGGAGGCTACGACTTCCCTCGTGGCACAACTTTAATCGCTAACGTATGGGCCATTCACCGAGACCCGAATATATGGGAAGAGCCGGAAAAGTTCAAGCCAGAGAGGTTCGAGAGGAAAGGGGGAGATCAAACGTTAATGCCATTTGGGATGGGACGACGAGCTTGTCCCGGGTCCGGTCTAGCTCAGCGGGTAGTGAATTTGGCTCTGGGATCGATGATTCAATGTTTTGATTGGGAGAGAATTGGAGAAGAATTTGTTGACATTAGTGAAGCAACCACAATGCGTCCAGCTACACCTTTGCTAGCCATGTGTAGAGCTCGTCCGTTAGTTCATAAGATTCTCAACGCTCCTTTTGAAACGTAA
- the LOC106389496 gene encoding metal transporter Nramp3 produces the protein MSRSENDRPLLINRIDEEEEERAYDDTEKVHIVRDEDDNERDLEYGVGCGGAPPFSWRKLWLFTGPGFLMSIAFLDPGNLEGDLQAGAVAGYSLLWLLMWATAMGLLVQLLSARLGVATGRHLAELCREEYPTWAGMVLWVMAELALIGSDIQEVIGSAIAIKILTNGLLPLWAGVIITALDCFVFLFLENYGIRKLEAVFAVLIGTMAVAFAWMFGQAKPSGSELLVGILVPKLSSRTIQKAVGVVGCIIMPHNVFLHSALVQSREVNKRQKYRVQEAINYYTIESTIALIVSFMINLFVTTVFAKGFYNTDLADSIGLVNAGQYLQDKYGGGLFPILYIWGIGLLAAGQSSTITGTYAGQFIMGGFLNFKMKKWLRALITRSCAIIPTIIVALVFDSSEATLDVLNEWLNVLQSIQIPFALIPLLCLVSKEQIMGSFKIGPFYQTIAWLVAALVIMINGYLLLEFFSSEVSGVIYTGFVTVFTASYGAFIVYLIARGINFTPWRFKAES, from the exons ATGTCACGATCCGAGAACGATCGCCCACTTCTAATCAATAGGATtgacgaagaggaagaagagagggCCTACGACGATACGGAGAAAGTTCACATCGTCagagacgaagacgacaacGAAAGGGATCTCGAGTACGGCGTAGGATGCGGCGGCGCACCGCCGTTTTCATGGAGGAAGTTATGGCTGTTCACCGGACCAGGGTTCTTGATGAGCATTGCGTTTCTTGATCCAGGAAACCTCGAAGGAGATCTCCAAGCCGGTGCGGTTGCCGGATACTCGCTTCTATGGTTGCTTATGTGGGCAACGGCGATGGGGCTTCTTGTTCAGCTCTTATCGGCGAGGCTCGGCGTTGCGACGGGGCGTCACTTGGCTGAGCTTTGCCGTGAAGAGTATCCGACTTGGGCGGGTATGGTTCTGTGGGTTATGGCGGAGTTGGCTTTGATTGGATCTGATATTCAAGAAGTCATTGGAAGTGCCATTGCTATCAAGATTCTGACCAATGGGCTTCTGCCTCTCTGGGCTGGTGTCATCATCACTGCTCTCGATTG TTTCGTCTTCTTGTTTCTTGAGAACTACGGAATTAGGAAACTGGAGGCGGTGTTTGCGGTTTTAATAGGAACAATGGCAGTTGCATTCGCTTGGATGTTTGGTCAAGCCAAGCCAAGTGGCTCTGAGCTTCTCGTTG GCATATTGGTACCGAAACTAAGCTCAAGAACGATACAAAAAGCAGTTGGAGTTGTGGGTTGCATTATAATGCCACACAATGTGTTTCTTCACTCAGCTCTCGTTCAATCGAGAGAAGTCAACAAGCGGCAGAAATACCGAGTCCAAGAAGCTATAAACTACTACACAATTGAATCAACGATTGCTCTTATTGTCTCCTTTATGATCAATCTCTTTGTCACAACTGTTTTCGCTAAAGGGTTTTACAACACAGACCTTGCTGATAGCATTGGTCTTGTTAACGCGGGACAGTATCTTCAGGACAAGTATGGAGGCGGGTTGTTCCCAATTCTATACATTTGGGGAATCGGGTTATTAGCTGCTGGACAGAGCAGCACCATTACTGGTACCTACGCGGGACAGTTCATCATGGGGGGTTTTCTTAACTTCAAGATGAAGAAATGGTTGAGAGCTTTGATCACACGTAGCTGCGCAATCATTCCAACTATTATCGTTGCTCTAGTCTTTGATTCATCAGAAGCTACACTTGATGTCTTAAACGAGTGGCTTAACGTGCTTCAATCCATTCAGATCCCTTTTGCGCTCATCCCTCTACTGTGTTTGGTCTCCAAGGAACAGATCATGGGCAGTTTCAAAATCGGTCCTTTCTATCAG ACAATTGCATGGCTAGTTGCTGCGCTTGTGATAATGATAAACGGTTATCTATTGCTTGAGTTCTTCTCATCGGAGGTTAGTGGTGTCATCTATACCGGCTTCGTGACTGTGTTCACGGCTTCGTATGGTGCGTTTATAGTCTATCTGATTGCTCGTGGCATTAATTTCACTCCTTGGCGCTTTAAAGCAGAGTCCTAG
- the LOC106393495 gene encoding uncharacterized protein At2g23090-like has protein sequence MGGGNAQKSKMAREKNLEKARQAGKGSQLEANKKAMSIQCKVCMQTFICTTSEVKCREHAEAKHPKADVVACFPHLSK, from the exons ATGGGTGGAGGAAACGCACAGAAATCGAAGATGGCTCGTGAGAAGAACTTGGAGAAGGCAAGGCAGGCCGGAAAAG GCAGCCAACTGGAAGCTAACAAGAAAGCTATGTCCATTCAG TGCAAGGTCTGTATGCAAACATTCATCTGCACAACATCTGAAGTGAAATGCAGGGAGCACGCTGAGGCCAAGCATCCCAAAGCCGATGTTGTTGCTTGCTTCCCTCACCTCAGCAAGTGA
- the LOC106389497 gene encoding growth-regulating factor 1: MDLGVRFEGSVSGHENGSPGQTELGSGFGNKQERSGFDGEDFWRSSKLSRTLIDGFSSSSAAAKTLSFHQGIPLLRSTSVDPRRQEQMLSFSPASDKSDVSPYLQYCRNSGYGLGGMMNTNSMHGSLLTGAKGPFSLTQWAELEQQALIYKYITANVPVPSSLLLSLKKSFFPYGSLPPNSFGWGSFHLGFSGGNMDPEPGRCRRTDGKKWRCSRDAVPDQKYCERHINRGRHRSRKPVEGLNGHNTNATAAASAASKAAAATTVVATRGSDNNNSLAAVGTHHHHAIPSMANSDRVQNAQGASVFPATMNLQLKESHQKQSSSPFEFGLISSDSLLNPSHKQPSYANSSKGFGSYLDFSNQAKNSNVDSWTEELKSDWTQLSMSIPMAPSSPVQDKLALSPLRLSREFDPAIHMGLGVNTEFLEPVKKANNWIPISWGNNNNSMGGPLGEVLNSTTNSPKFGSSPTGVLQKSTFGSLSNSSSGSSTVLGDNSNKNCDGKDPLGPTTLMNSSAPAPSM; the protein is encoded by the exons ATGGATCTTGGAGTTCGGTTTGAAGGGTCGGTTTCGGGTCATGAAAACGGGTCTCCAGGTCAAACAGAACTCGGATCTGGTTTCGGAAACAAGCAAGAAAGATCCGGTTTTGACGGTGAAGATTTCTGGAGGAGCTCGAAGCTTTCAAGAACATTAATAGATGgtttctcttcctcctccgctGCAGCTAAGACTCTGTCGTTTCATCAAGGCATACCTCTCTTGAGATCTACCTCCGTCGATCCTCGCAGGCAAGAACAGATGCTTAGCTTCTCCCCTGCTTCCGACAAATCAGATGTCTCTCCGTATCTTCAGTACTGTAGAAACTCAG GATATGGTTTAGGAGGAATGATGAACACAAACAGCATGCATGGAAGCTTGTTGACAGGAGCTAAAGGACCTTTTTCATTGACTCAATGGGCTGAGCTAGAGCAACAGGCTTTGATCTACAAATACATCACAGCCAATGTCCCTGTGCCATCTAGTTTGCTCCTCTCTCTCAAAAAATCCTTTTTCCCTTATGGATCCTTGCCTCCTAATTCCT TTGGATGGGGCTCTTTTCATCTGGGCTTTTCCGGCGGTAACATGGATCCCGAGCCCGGGAGATGTCGCCGGACAGATGGAAAGAAATGGCGGTGCTCGAGGGATGCTGTTCCCGACCAAAAGTACTGTGAACGACACATTAACAGAGGCCGCCATCGTTCAAGAAAGCCTGTGGAAGGCCTAAATGGCCACAATACTAATGCTACCGCCGCCGCTTCTGCTGCGTCCAAGGCGGCAGCAGCGACTACGGTTGTTGCTACGCGTGGATCAGATAATAACAATAGCCTCGCCGCCGTTGgaactcatcatcatcatgccATTCCTTCTATGGCTAACAG TGACAGAGTTCAAAATGCTCAAGGGGCTTCCGTTTTTCCTGCCACAATGAACTTACAATTGAAGGAATCTCATCAGAAACAAAGCAGTAGCCCTTTCGAGTTCGGTCTCATCTCCTCTGACTCGTTACTTAATCCCTCCCATAAACAACCTTCCTACGCAAACTCCTCCAAAGGCTTTGGATCGTATCTGGACTTTAGCAACCAAGCAAAGAACTCCAATGTCGATTCCTGGACAGAAGAGCTGAAATCGGATTGGACTCAGCTCTCAATGTCAATCCCCATGGCTCCATCTTCCCCTGTTCAAGATAAGCTTGCCCTCTCTCCTTTAAGGCTGTCGCGTGAGTTTGACCCTGCTATCCACATGGGGTTAGGCGTCAACACTGAGTTTCTTGAGCCAGTGAAAAAGGCAAATAACTGGATACCAATCTCATGGGGTAATAATAATAACTCCATGGGAGGTCCTCTCGGTGAGGTACTAAACAGCACGACTAATAGTCCCAAGTTTGGTTCTTCTCCAACGGGGGTCTTGCAGAAGTCGACGTTTGGTTCTCTTTCTAACAGCAGCTCAGGAAGCAGCACTGTCCTTGGTGATAACAGCAACAAGAACTGCGATGGGAAGGATCCACTTGGCCCGACCACACTGATGAACTCCTCTGCTCCTGCTCCATCTATGTGA